A window from Chlamydia gallinacea 08-1274/3 encodes these proteins:
- the surE gene encoding 5'/3'-nucleotidase SurE encodes MSKRLKILLTNDDGIFARGMSLLVSSLIKANFADLYIVCPKEEQSGKSMSFSYTHPVCIEAYDYPQPVQEAWSVSGSPVDCVKLALGDLFRDSLPDLVLSGINHGSNAGRNIFYSGTVGAITEAVLTGIPGIAFSQDQHISFFQEERAPEIFKALVYYALSLPFSRVIGLNVNFPVSKHNESWKGLRLVITGKEFASGKPRLLSDTGKRRYFSLHDCQTIVDEEDLSEEYRTLMNNHVAVAPLLVRNSPLSLMSFEEFQELQNHFDAFISENMEKFNAEFKTRDF; translated from the coding sequence ATGAGCAAACGATTGAAAATTCTGTTAACTAATGACGATGGTATTTTTGCAAGAGGTATGAGCCTCCTGGTTTCAAGTTTAATTAAAGCAAATTTTGCTGATCTTTATATTGTATGCCCTAAGGAAGAACAATCGGGGAAAAGTATGTCGTTTTCTTATACACATCCTGTGTGTATAGAGGCGTACGATTATCCTCAACCAGTACAAGAAGCTTGGAGTGTTTCTGGGAGCCCTGTCGATTGCGTTAAACTAGCTTTGGGTGACTTGTTCCGGGACTCTTTACCTGATCTTGTATTATCTGGGATTAATCATGGGTCGAACGCGGGAAGAAATATTTTCTATTCAGGAACTGTTGGTGCTATTACAGAAGCTGTCCTTACAGGAATTCCTGGTATAGCTTTTTCTCAAGATCAACATATTTCTTTTTTTCAAGAAGAGCGTGCTCCAGAAATATTCAAAGCTCTTGTTTATTATGCTCTTTCCCTACCCTTTTCTCGTGTTATTGGGTTAAACGTCAACTTTCCTGTGAGCAAGCATAATGAGTCATGGAAGGGATTGCGTCTTGTGATTACAGGTAAGGAATTTGCTAGCGGAAAACCCAGATTGCTCAGTGATACTGGGAAACGACGCTACTTTTCTCTTCATGATTGCCAAACAATCGTGGATGAAGAAGATTTATCAGAAGAGTATCGTACTTTGATGAATAACCATGTTGCTGTGGCACCTTTATTAGTTAGGAACTCTCCGCTATCTTTGATGAGTTTTGAAGAATTTCAGGAATTACAGAATCATTTCGACGCTTTCATCAGTGAAAATATGGAAAAATTTAATGCAGAATTTAAAACACGAGACTTCTGA
- a CDS encoding YitT family protein, whose translation MSQGASLTKFSFPLYFSKTLSWFILGGFLAACGVQMVLVPNELIDGGIVGLSLVASHFLGHKYLPFCLVLFNLPFVILAFKQIGKYFVIQMMTAVIIFSCALWLIDALPLWLGLSPIVFKGSEMETVVLGGAIIGVGCGLIIRHGGSTDGTEILGIIINKKRGYTVGQIILFVNFFIFALAGLVYQNWHTAFVSLLTYGIATKVMDMVILGFEDTKSVTIITSSPRKLGHILMDSLGIGLTYIHAEGGFSGEPRHLLYIVVERLQLSQLKEIVHREDPNAFIAIENLHEVINGRPTH comes from the coding sequence ATGTCCCAGGGAGCTAGTTTAACAAAGTTTAGTTTTCCTCTATATTTTTCCAAAACATTAAGTTGGTTTATTCTTGGTGGGTTTCTTGCTGCCTGCGGTGTTCAAATGGTCTTAGTTCCTAATGAATTAATCGATGGCGGTATAGTAGGCCTATCGCTCGTAGCATCTCATTTTTTAGGGCATAAATACCTTCCCTTTTGTTTAGTTCTATTTAACCTACCCTTTGTTATTTTAGCGTTTAAACAAATTGGTAAGTATTTTGTTATTCAAATGATGACTGCGGTTATTATTTTTTCATGTGCTTTATGGTTGATCGATGCCCTGCCTTTATGGTTGGGATTGAGTCCTATAGTATTTAAAGGCTCTGAAATGGAAACAGTAGTCTTGGGTGGGGCTATTATTGGAGTAGGCTGTGGATTAATTATCCGTCACGGAGGATCTACAGATGGTACTGAGATTCTAGGAATTATTATTAACAAAAAAAGAGGATATACGGTTGGTCAAATTATCCTCTTTGTTAACTTTTTCATTTTTGCTTTGGCAGGACTTGTTTATCAAAATTGGCACACAGCATTTGTATCCTTACTTACCTATGGTATTGCTACAAAAGTTATGGATATGGTGATCCTAGGCTTTGAGGATACTAAATCTGTAACAATCATCACATCATCTCCAAGAAAGTTAGGCCATATACTTATGGACAGTTTAGGCATAGGTCTAACCTATATTCATGCTGAAGGTGGTTTTTCTGGAGAGCCACGGCACCTTCTTTACATCGTTGTTGAACGTTTGCAGCTTTCACAACTCAAAGAAATTGTGCATAGAGAAGATCCTAATGCATTTATTGCTATTGAAAATCTTCATGAAGTTATTAATGGAAGACCTACGCATTAA